The Sorangiineae bacterium MSr11367 genome window below encodes:
- the mqnC gene encoding dehypoxanthine futalosine cyclase — translation MKVSAVQYLNARPLYEPLADRDGVALDLALPAEVARRIAEEETDVGLVPVAALAQLGDTRFVRGAAIASRGAVRSVRIVSQVPIDQMTDIVLDASSRTSAVLARLVLRARRRGAEPRVRVLPPEQALSEVKGTCGALIIGDVALRIENDFPYALDLGEAWYEWTGLPFVFAAWGGRTGGLAHGGEKLLLAAKEEGLARRNAIADAYAASSGLDAASLRDYLRENIRFDFGDEERRGLERFYVEGHRAGLLPRMDVRFYEDGARAVSVPSLDSILSRAAEGDRLNAAEGERLLHEAPLFELGLAADAVRRRKHPHDVVTYIVDRNVNYTNVCTTSCRFCAFYRPVGHPEGYVLSREVLSQKLGEVVEAGGVQILLQGGLNPELRITYYEDLFRWIKSEFKLGLHALSPEEILHISQLESISVRDVLERLHAAGLDSVPGGGAEILVDRVRRKIAKAKCTSSEWLDVMRVAHHMGLRSSATMMYGTVDTARDRILHLLKLRELQDETRGFTAFFCWDFQHEQGVRITAGDTGTHLYLRQQAVARLMLDNIDHVGASWVTQGPDVGQVALRFGADDFGSVMFEENVVSSAGTTFCINADAIEARIRAAGFRATRRNVKYEWLTEPA, via the coding sequence ATGAAAGTATCCGCCGTTCAGTACCTCAACGCCCGCCCGCTGTACGAGCCGCTCGCCGATAGAGACGGGGTTGCCCTCGATTTGGCCCTCCCCGCGGAGGTGGCGCGGCGGATCGCCGAGGAAGAAACTGACGTCGGCCTCGTGCCGGTGGCGGCGCTGGCGCAGCTCGGGGATACGCGCTTCGTGCGTGGTGCGGCCATCGCATCCCGCGGTGCGGTCCGCAGTGTGCGCATCGTGTCGCAGGTGCCCATCGATCAAATGACGGACATCGTTCTCGACGCCTCGTCGCGCACCAGCGCCGTGCTCGCGCGCCTGGTGCTGCGGGCGCGGCGCCGCGGTGCGGAGCCGCGCGTGCGCGTGCTGCCGCCGGAGCAGGCGCTCTCGGAGGTGAAGGGCACGTGTGGCGCCTTGATCATCGGCGACGTGGCGCTTCGCATCGAGAACGATTTCCCGTATGCGCTCGACCTCGGTGAGGCTTGGTACGAGTGGACGGGGCTGCCCTTCGTCTTCGCGGCGTGGGGCGGACGCACCGGTGGGCTGGCCCATGGCGGGGAGAAGCTTTTGCTCGCCGCGAAAGAAGAAGGGCTCGCTCGGCGCAATGCCATTGCGGATGCCTACGCCGCGAGCTCGGGCCTCGATGCGGCGAGCTTGCGCGACTACCTGCGCGAGAACATCCGCTTCGACTTTGGCGACGAAGAGCGCCGCGGCCTCGAGCGCTTCTACGTAGAAGGGCACCGCGCGGGCCTTCTGCCGCGCATGGACGTGCGCTTCTACGAAGACGGCGCGCGCGCCGTGTCGGTGCCGTCGCTCGACTCCATCCTCTCCCGCGCGGCCGAGGGCGATCGCCTCAACGCGGCGGAAGGCGAGCGCCTGCTCCACGAGGCGCCGCTCTTCGAGCTCGGCCTCGCCGCCGATGCCGTAAGGCGCCGCAAGCACCCGCACGACGTGGTGACGTACATCGTCGATCGCAACGTCAACTACACCAACGTGTGCACGACGAGCTGCCGCTTCTGCGCCTTTTACCGTCCCGTGGGGCACCCGGAAGGGTACGTCCTCTCGCGCGAGGTCCTGAGCCAGAAGCTCGGCGAGGTCGTCGAGGCCGGCGGCGTGCAGATCCTCCTCCAGGGCGGGCTCAATCCGGAGCTGCGCATCACCTATTACGAGGACCTGTTTCGCTGGATCAAATCCGAGTTCAAGCTCGGCCTCCACGCGCTCTCGCCCGAGGAGATCCTCCACATCTCGCAGCTGGAATCGATCAGCGTGCGGGACGTTCTGGAGCGGCTCCATGCGGCGGGTCTCGACTCCGTGCCCGGCGGCGGCGCGGAGATCCTCGTCGACCGGGTGCGGCGCAAGATCGCCAAGGCCAAGTGCACCAGCTCGGAATGGCTGGACGTGATGCGCGTGGCGCACCACATGGGGCTTCGCTCGAGTGCGACCATGATGTACGGCACCGTCGACACGGCGCGCGATCGCATCCTGCATCTGCTCAAGCTGCGCGAGCTCCAGGATGAAACGCGCGGCTTCACCGCCTTCTTCTGCTGGGATTTCCAGCACGAGCAGGGCGTGCGCATCACGGCGGGTGACACCGGGACGCACCTCTATCTGCGGCAGCAGGCCGTTGCGCGCCTGATGCTCGACAACATCGATCACGTGGGGGCGTCGTGGGTCACGCAGGGGCCGGACGTGGGGCAGGTGGCCCTTCGCTTCGGGGCCGACGACTTCGGCAGCGTCATGTTCGAGGAGAACGTCGTCTCCAGCGCCGGCACCACCTTTTGCATCAACGCCGACGCCATCGAAGCGCGCATCCGCGCCGCCGGCTTCCGCGCGACCCGCCGCAACGTGAAGTACGAGTGGCTCACGGAACCGGCATGA
- a CDS encoding DUF1285 domain-containing protein, which translates to MKPGDHPEFFRFPPPEGRSRESTIVLDAEGRFWHHGGLVEHGKLAAAMHTWISRHPEDGRYILENGYDWTYFTVEDAPYVATTLKIAGNDIVLTLSDGTEEDWDPATTRVGESGALYAKVKAGARGGPFEARFSRHAQTALADVLVDQGGSPAVKLRDRTVAIGSAA; encoded by the coding sequence ATGAAACCTGGCGACCACCCCGAGTTCTTCCGTTTTCCCCCACCGGAGGGCCGCTCGCGCGAGAGTACCATCGTGCTGGATGCCGAAGGGCGCTTTTGGCACCACGGGGGGCTGGTGGAGCATGGAAAGTTGGCCGCCGCCATGCACACCTGGATTTCGCGCCACCCGGAGGACGGGCGGTACATCCTGGAAAATGGCTACGACTGGACGTACTTCACGGTGGAAGACGCCCCCTACGTCGCCACGACGCTGAAAATCGCAGGGAACGACATCGTTCTTACCCTGAGCGACGGCACCGAGGAAGATTGGGACCCCGCGACGACCCGCGTCGGTGAGAGCGGGGCGCTCTACGCCAAGGTGAAGGCGGGTGCCCGCGGCGGGCCATTCGAGGCGCGGTTTTCGCGCCACGCACAGACCGCCCTGGCCGACGTGCTGGTCGACCAAGGAGGCTCGCCCGCCGTCAAGCTGCGCGATCGGACCGTGGCGATCGGCTCCGCCGCCTGA
- a CDS encoding menaquinone biosynthesis decarboxylase, protein MTAAGQKDGHAAMAYDGFGAFAKALEERGELVRIKERIDLHLEASEIAQRVMKTEGPALLFENVHDTTRPDAQAPFPLIVNAYGSRRRMSLALGVDDLEQHARAIEELITARPPSGARELVELARKVPELAHVFPRPSREAPCQEVVLTGDEVDLDQLPMMTTWPNDGGPFITLPNVITRDPQSGGRNIGMYRMQRIDRRTTAMHWQVHKTGARHFRAAKELGLRRLDVAVALGGDPALTYAATAPLPDGIDEWMFAGFLRGSAVRTVKCKTVDLEVPAESDFVLEGYVDPSEALFDEGPFGDHTGYYTLVERFPRFHITAITHRRDAIYPATVVGPPPMEDAWLGKATERLFLPLLRTMFPEVRDMNLPVFGAFHNLVLISIKKQYPFHAARVAHGLWGAGQMMFSKVICVVDDDVNVQNLEEVAWRLLANLDPKRDMSFVEGPIDQLDHGANQALYGGKVVIDGTRKWAEEGYTREWPEVLRMSDAVVRKVDALWPSLGIAGVTPRAHVLEGGKHDGPVQRVLDAARGLIGRSR, encoded by the coding sequence ATGACCGCCGCGGGGCAAAAGGACGGACACGCAGCCATGGCGTACGACGGGTTCGGTGCATTCGCGAAGGCGCTCGAAGAGCGCGGCGAGCTCGTGCGCATTAAAGAGCGCATCGATCTTCATCTGGAGGCGTCAGAAATCGCCCAGCGCGTGATGAAGACGGAAGGCCCCGCCCTTCTGTTCGAGAACGTGCACGACACCACCCGACCGGATGCCCAGGCGCCCTTTCCGCTCATCGTCAATGCCTACGGCTCACGCCGCCGCATGTCGCTGGCGCTCGGGGTCGACGATCTGGAGCAGCATGCGCGGGCCATCGAGGAGCTGATCACGGCGCGTCCGCCGTCGGGGGCCCGCGAGCTGGTCGAGCTCGCGCGCAAAGTCCCCGAGCTCGCGCACGTCTTTCCGCGGCCGTCGCGCGAGGCGCCGTGCCAGGAGGTGGTGCTCACCGGCGACGAGGTCGATCTCGACCAATTGCCGATGATGACCACGTGGCCCAATGACGGCGGGCCCTTCATCACCTTGCCCAACGTCATCACGCGCGATCCGCAGTCGGGCGGGCGCAACATCGGCATGTACCGCATGCAGCGCATCGACCGGCGCACGACGGCGATGCATTGGCAGGTGCACAAGACCGGCGCGCGCCACTTCCGCGCCGCCAAGGAGCTCGGCCTGCGCCGGCTCGACGTCGCCGTGGCTTTGGGCGGCGATCCCGCGCTGACCTACGCGGCCACCGCACCGCTGCCCGATGGCATCGACGAGTGGATGTTCGCGGGCTTTCTCCGCGGAAGCGCGGTGCGCACGGTGAAGTGCAAGACCGTGGATCTCGAGGTGCCGGCCGAGTCCGACTTCGTGCTCGAGGGCTACGTCGATCCGTCGGAAGCGCTGTTCGACGAGGGGCCCTTCGGCGACCACACCGGCTATTACACCTTGGTGGAGCGCTTTCCGCGCTTTCACATCACGGCCATCACGCATCGCCGGGATGCCATCTACCCCGCGACGGTGGTGGGCCCGCCCCCGATGGAGGACGCGTGGCTGGGGAAGGCGACGGAGCGGCTCTTCTTGCCGCTGCTTCGCACGATGTTCCCGGAGGTTCGCGACATGAACCTGCCGGTCTTCGGCGCGTTCCACAATCTGGTGCTCATCTCGATCAAAAAGCAGTACCCGTTTCACGCGGCGCGCGTCGCCCACGGGCTCTGGGGCGCCGGGCAGATGATGTTCTCCAAGGTCATCTGCGTGGTGGACGACGACGTCAACGTGCAAAACCTGGAAGAGGTGGCCTGGCGGCTTCTCGCCAACCTCGATCCGAAGCGCGACATGTCCTTCGTCGAAGGGCCCATCGATCAACTCGACCACGGCGCGAACCAGGCGCTCTACGGCGGCAAGGTGGTCATCGACGGGACGCGCAAATGGGCCGAAGAAGGCTACACCCGCGAGTGGCCCGAGGTCTTGCGCATGAGCGACGCCGTCGTGCGCAAGGTCGACGCGCTCTGGCCGTCGCTCGGCATCGCCGGTGTGACACCACGAGCCCACGTTCTCGAGGGGGGAAAACACGATGGACCGGTCCAGCGCGTGCTCGATGCCGCGCGTGGCCTCATAGGGAGATCTCGATGA
- a CDS encoding UbiX family flavin prenyltransferase yields the protein MKIVVGITGASGAPYAKRLLAVLAERRKVDPDLELGLCLSPTAPEVWALECGGDLKQQLREQLGDIPLWGQRDYRAPFASGSAGWHAMVIVPCSMGTAARIAHGISDSLLTRAADVMLKERRKLVVVPRETPLSVIHLENLTTLARAGATILPAMPSFYSHPRTLDDVVDSVVARILDHVGIGNDLVRRWGST from the coding sequence GTGAAGATCGTCGTCGGCATCACCGGCGCGAGCGGCGCGCCCTACGCGAAGCGGTTGCTCGCCGTCCTCGCCGAGCGCCGCAAGGTCGACCCCGATCTGGAGCTCGGCCTGTGCCTCTCGCCGACGGCGCCGGAGGTGTGGGCCCTCGAGTGCGGCGGCGACTTGAAGCAGCAGCTCCGCGAGCAGCTGGGCGACATTCCGCTCTGGGGCCAGCGCGATTACCGCGCGCCCTTTGCCAGCGGCAGCGCGGGCTGGCACGCGATGGTCATCGTGCCCTGCTCCATGGGGACGGCGGCGCGCATCGCCCACGGCATTTCCGATTCGCTCCTCACGCGCGCCGCGGACGTCATGTTGAAAGAGCGGCGCAAGCTCGTCGTCGTCCCGCGTGAGACACCGCTCAGCGTCATTCACCTGGAAAATCTCACCACGCTCGCGCGCGCGGGCGCCACCATCCTCCCGGCCATGCCTTCGTTCTACAGCCATCCCCGCACCTTGGACGACGTCGTCGACAGCGTCGTCGCGCGCATCCTCGACCACGTCGGCATCGGCAACGATCTCGTGCGCCGTTGGGGGTCGACATGA
- a CDS encoding amidohydrolase family protein, with protein sequence MIVHADHVLPGDAPPIRDGAVVVAEDGTIEDVGAAAEVLPRHGGAPVERVHGVVFPGLVNAHTHLELSALRGLVPGGHGFLPWVDSLLAARFDATPEDSPESMEAAVSELQRHGTAAVGEVTNSLAAAEHLARSGIEGSIFHEVFGVGGDVAERAEEMLAASSAGTRAWPGLAYVPTAHTLHTTLADVVRKIVQHAKDAGLRTSLHLAEHAAERRALEHGDGPVTDWLRGRLRGAADVVWPMQSPIAYAEALGALGPHMLLVHLTDALPEELERVAKSGSHVVLCPRSNLYIEGRLPPLLAARAAGIEPALGTDSLASNASLDVLAEARALADRFSTVPAADLVRMATHNGAQALGRPALGRISRGARPGLLAVDIAGAAQIQDGAALLLRHVKAPRRWIREVS encoded by the coding sequence ATGATCGTTCACGCCGACCATGTCCTCCCAGGCGACGCGCCGCCGATCCGCGATGGTGCGGTGGTGGTCGCCGAGGATGGCACGATCGAGGACGTGGGGGCCGCGGCCGAGGTCCTCCCGCGCCACGGGGGGGCGCCCGTCGAGCGGGTGCACGGCGTCGTCTTTCCGGGGCTAGTCAACGCGCATACGCATCTCGAGCTGAGCGCGTTGCGCGGTCTCGTGCCGGGCGGGCATGGCTTCCTGCCGTGGGTCGATTCGTTGCTCGCCGCGCGCTTCGATGCCACGCCGGAGGACTCGCCGGAGTCCATGGAGGCCGCGGTCTCCGAGCTTCAGCGGCATGGAACCGCCGCCGTGGGCGAGGTGACGAACAGCCTCGCCGCGGCCGAGCACCTCGCGCGCAGCGGGATCGAAGGGTCCATTTTTCACGAGGTTTTCGGCGTGGGCGGGGACGTGGCCGAGCGCGCCGAGGAGATGCTCGCGGCTTCCAGCGCGGGGACCAGGGCGTGGCCCGGGCTCGCGTACGTTCCAACGGCGCATACCCTTCACACGACGCTTGCCGACGTGGTGCGCAAGATCGTCCAGCACGCGAAGGACGCCGGCTTGCGCACCAGCCTTCACCTGGCCGAGCACGCGGCCGAACGGCGTGCGCTGGAACATGGCGATGGCCCGGTGACCGATTGGCTGCGCGGGCGGCTGCGCGGTGCCGCAGACGTCGTGTGGCCGATGCAGTCGCCCATCGCGTACGCCGAGGCGCTGGGCGCACTGGGGCCGCACATGCTCCTGGTGCACTTGACCGACGCGCTGCCCGAGGAGCTCGAGCGCGTGGCGAAGAGCGGCTCGCACGTGGTGCTCTGCCCGCGGTCGAATTTGTACATCGAGGGCCGCCTTCCGCCGCTGCTCGCCGCACGCGCTGCGGGCATCGAGCCTGCGCTGGGGACCGACTCGCTCGCGTCGAACGCCTCGCTCGACGTGCTCGCCGAGGCGCGGGCGCTCGCGGACCGCTTCTCCACCGTGCCGGCGGCCGACCTCGTGCGCATGGCCACGCACAACGGTGCGCAGGCACTCGGCCGCCCGGCGCTCGGCCGCATTTCGCGCGGCGCACGCCCCGGGCTGCTCGCCGTGGACATCGCCGGCGCGGCACAGATTCAGGACGGAGCGGCGCTGCTGCTCCGGCACGTCAAAGCACCGCGTCGGTGGATTCGGGAGGTCTCGTGA
- a CDS encoding ubiquinone/menaquinone biosynthesis methyltransferase translates to MTSSHGATVRAMFDRIAPTYDVLNRLMSAGRDQLWRRKAVAALTERAPEGALLDLCAGTLDLTALLDRARPASRLVACDFAKDMLERGRHKAPRAETVVGDALDLPFGDGEFAGVVCGFGMRNLGDLARGVAQVRRVLAPGGVFVTLEFFRPERPVTRAFHAAYAEHVMPKVGGLLSGDKQAYSYLVRTMKNFATRAEYETELVRGGFSRVTSSDLTMGIASIVVGEVAL, encoded by the coding sequence ATGACGTCATCTCATGGCGCCACGGTGCGAGCGATGTTCGATCGCATTGCGCCGACGTACGATGTGCTCAACCGGCTCATGTCGGCCGGCCGCGATCAGTTGTGGCGGCGCAAGGCCGTGGCCGCGCTCACGGAGCGCGCGCCCGAAGGAGCCCTGCTCGACTTGTGCGCGGGCACGCTCGATCTCACGGCGCTCCTCGACCGCGCCCGACCGGCGTCGCGCCTCGTGGCCTGCGACTTCGCCAAGGACATGCTCGAGCGCGGCCGGCACAAGGCCCCGCGCGCGGAGACCGTGGTGGGCGATGCGCTCGATTTACCCTTCGGCGACGGCGAGTTCGCCGGGGTCGTCTGCGGCTTCGGCATGCGCAACCTGGGCGACCTCGCGCGCGGCGTCGCACAAGTGCGTCGTGTGCTCGCGCCGGGCGGCGTCTTCGTCACGTTGGAGTTCTTCCGCCCCGAGCGCCCCGTCACGCGCGCCTTCCACGCGGCATACGCCGAGCACGTGATGCCCAAGGTGGGCGGCCTTCTGTCCGGCGACAAGCAGGCGTACAGCTACCTGGTGCGAACCATGAAGAACTTCGCCACGCGCGCCGAATACGAGACGGAGCTGGTTCGCGGCGGCTTCTCGCGCGTCACCTCGAGCGATCTCACCATGGGCATCGCCTCCATCGTCGTCGGCGAGGTGGCGCTGTGA
- the mqnE gene encoding aminofutalosine synthase MqnE: MTIESIAQKVQRGERLDESDALALFLEPDLLAVGALANTVRERMHGDRTYFNRNMRIEVTNVCVASCLFCSFAKLEEGAPGAHTMKVEEAWRELEERMDDPPSEIHIVNGLHPGLPFSYYEDLLRGFKRIKPDIHMKCFTAVEIHFFAQHYKMTYAEVLTRLREAGLDSLPGGGAEIFHEDVRKRISHDKANADEYLEVHRVAHGLGIRTNATMLYGHIETFEHRVDHLLRLRKLQDETGGMQAFIPLAFHPDGNGMKNLPAPTAVDDLRTLAVSRLVLDNVPHIKAYWVSMTPKIAQLGLRFGADDIDGTIVHETIYHAAGSRSPQGLSYNELVRLIREAGRIPVERDTLYNVVREHPKSALPEHALKVRDRKAERHILPVLP; encoded by the coding sequence ATGACCATCGAATCCATTGCTCAGAAGGTGCAGCGGGGCGAGCGGCTCGACGAGAGCGATGCGCTGGCTCTTTTTCTCGAGCCGGATCTCCTGGCGGTGGGCGCGCTCGCCAACACCGTGCGCGAACGGATGCACGGAGACCGCACGTACTTCAATCGCAACATGCGCATCGAGGTGACCAACGTCTGCGTCGCCTCGTGCCTATTCTGCAGCTTCGCCAAGCTCGAAGAAGGCGCCCCCGGCGCGCACACCATGAAGGTGGAAGAAGCGTGGCGCGAGCTCGAGGAGCGCATGGACGATCCTCCGAGCGAGATCCACATCGTCAACGGCCTGCACCCGGGCTTGCCGTTTTCGTATTACGAGGACCTGCTGCGGGGCTTCAAGCGCATCAAGCCCGACATTCACATGAAGTGCTTCACCGCGGTGGAGATCCACTTCTTCGCGCAGCACTACAAGATGACCTACGCCGAGGTGCTCACGCGCCTGCGCGAGGCGGGGCTCGACAGCCTACCCGGTGGCGGCGCCGAGATCTTCCACGAGGACGTGCGCAAGCGCATCTCGCACGACAAGGCGAACGCCGACGAGTACCTCGAGGTGCATCGCGTGGCGCACGGGCTCGGGATCCGCACCAATGCGACGATGCTCTATGGGCACATCGAGACCTTCGAGCATCGGGTCGACCATCTCCTGCGCCTGCGCAAGCTCCAGGACGAGACGGGCGGCATGCAGGCCTTCATTCCGCTGGCCTTCCACCCCGATGGCAACGGCATGAAGAACCTGCCCGCGCCGACGGCGGTCGACGACCTTCGCACGTTGGCGGTGTCGCGCCTGGTGCTCGACAACGTTCCGCACATCAAGGCCTACTGGGTCAGCATGACGCCGAAGATCGCGCAGCTCGGTCTTCGGTTCGGCGCCGACGACATCGACGGAACCATCGTGCACGAGACGATTTACCATGCCGCCGGTTCGCGCTCGCCGCAGGGCCTGAGCTACAACGAGCTGGTTCGCTTGATCCGCGAGGCGGGCCGCATCCCCGTCGAGCGCGACACGCTTTACAACGTGGTGCGCGAGCATCCGAAGAGCGCGCTGCCCGAACATGCCTTGAAAGTGCGTGACCGCAAGGCGGAACGCCACATCCTGCCGGTGCTGCCATGA